Proteins encoded in a region of the Synechococcus sp. BIOS-U3-1 genome:
- a CDS encoding DUF2231 domain-containing protein yields MLELLPPLNDKNLPWLDVIHPIIVHFVIAMALISVVFDLVGVITQKRNLFEVSFWNLVVATVSIFVAIIFGQIEAGLASPYGAARDILNYHSTIGWSLAGVLGLFTGCRYVVRQKDPTRLPAGFLVIDGVLATLVFCQVYLGDMLVWVYGLHTVPVVDAIRSGAVS; encoded by the coding sequence ATGCTCGAGCTGCTTCCACCTCTCAACGACAAAAATTTGCCTTGGCTGGATGTAATCCATCCAATCATCGTGCATTTCGTGATCGCGATGGCGCTGATCTCAGTTGTGTTCGATTTAGTTGGTGTGATTACACAAAAGCGCAACCTCTTCGAGGTGAGCTTTTGGAATCTGGTGGTGGCCACCGTATCCATCTTTGTAGCCATCATCTTCGGACAGATCGAAGCAGGTCTGGCCAGTCCCTACGGAGCAGCACGGGACATCCTCAACTACCACAGCACCATCGGCTGGTCACTGGCTGGCGTTCTCGGTCTATTTACTGGCTGTCGCTATGTCGTGCGCCAGAAAGATCCAACTCGTCTGCCAGCAGGGTTTCTGGTCATTGATGGAGTGCTCGCCACGCTGGTGTTCTGCCAGGTGTATCTGGGCGACATGCTCGTTTGGGTCTACGGGCTTCACACCGTGCCGGTCGTCGACGCTATCCGCAGTGGAGCGGTGTCATGA
- a CDS encoding DUF2231 domain-containing protein — protein sequence MNPTVPLPIIAIPSPINDIVDQLGANDLPYTIPIHPNLVHFTIGLFAIGIAFDFAGAIYPLEKRIFRFLALPVTRTGFHDVGWYNVLACSVITFFTVAAGFFEMLLAVPLPGIRSVIGQNAIDTMLWHAIGGVALLLIIVAMTIWRGFQRFAWRKDLGRQVSWLYLACGAVILLVMGVHGSLGAWLASEFGVHITADQLLAAGADLKEALP from the coding sequence ATGAACCCCACGGTCCCGTTGCCAATAATCGCGATTCCGTCTCCCATCAATGACATCGTCGATCAGCTCGGTGCGAATGATCTCCCTTACACGATTCCAATTCACCCAAACCTGGTTCATTTCACGATCGGCTTGTTTGCAATCGGAATCGCATTTGACTTCGCCGGTGCGATCTATCCACTGGAAAAAAGGATCTTCCGTTTCCTTGCACTCCCAGTAACGCGCACTGGCTTCCATGACGTGGGCTGGTACAACGTCCTCGCCTGCAGCGTGATCACTTTTTTCACAGTGGCCGCAGGCTTCTTTGAAATGCTTCTGGCCGTGCCGCTGCCTGGCATTCGCAGCGTCATTGGCCAAAACGCCATCGACACCATGCTTTGGCACGCCATTGGTGGGGTGGCACTACTACTGATCATCGTTGCGATGACCATTTGGCGCGGCTTCCAGCGCTTCGCCTGGCGCAAAGACCTGGGTCGCCAGGTGAGCTGGCTGTATCTCGCCTGCGGGGCCGTCATCCTTTTAGTCATGGGGGTTCATGGAAGCCTTGGTGCCTGGCTTGCCAGTGAATTTGGCGTGCACATCACAGCTGATCAACTGCTTGCAGCTGGAGCGGATCTGAAGGAGGCACTGCCATGA